A part of Larkinella insperata genomic DNA contains:
- a CDS encoding hybrid sensor histidine kinase/response regulator, with amino-acid sequence MILIVDDRPENILPLKKILELHNFLVDTAESGEEALKKVLKTNYAVIILDVQMPGMDGFEVANAIAGFSKSKDTSIIFLSAVNTEKKFITRGYTSGGVDYLTKPVDPDILVLKVKTLYRLYRQQQELREAQLSLQKEVEVRKQAQEEIAGRMQELWLVLSSLPQIAFTIAPDGQIEYVNEHWFRYSTDPTAFPQFHADDEVCDEWPVYLNRGIEFTREVRLKELETGNYRYHLLRILPVKQQGVLVRWVGTFTDIHPQKQAAELLEQEVELRTKELLIKNLELERSNHELQQFTWVVSHDLKEPLRKIQILNDLVKERFLADVPEAVSYLDRSIHSSARMSSLINDLLAYSQLSTPAAFQSTDLNGVVKEILVDFDELIKKRNAVITVSPLPTIDATPGRIRQVFQNLISNALKFSKKEVPPVISITSERIKEKQIDSEPASDGDFYRIVVRDNGIGFDERFIDRIFVIFQRLTNRTSYEGTGIGLAIAKKNIDKHNGIISARSQVEEGSQFILILPVHQSNEAE; translated from the coding sequence ATGATTTTGATTGTTGATGACAGGCCGGAAAATATCCTCCCTTTAAAGAAAATACTTGAGTTGCATAACTTTTTGGTCGATACGGCCGAATCGGGCGAAGAGGCCCTGAAGAAAGTTCTGAAAACCAACTACGCAGTTATTATTCTGGATGTACAGATGCCCGGCATGGACGGCTTCGAAGTGGCCAACGCCATCGCGGGCTTTAGCAAATCCAAGGACACGTCAATCATTTTTCTCTCAGCTGTCAATACCGAAAAGAAATTCATTACCCGGGGGTATACGTCGGGCGGGGTCGATTACCTGACTAAACCCGTTGATCCGGATATTCTGGTGCTGAAAGTTAAAACCTTGTACCGACTCTACCGGCAGCAGCAGGAGTTGCGGGAAGCCCAGCTATCCCTGCAAAAAGAGGTAGAAGTACGAAAGCAGGCGCAGGAGGAAATCGCCGGCCGGATGCAGGAACTCTGGCTGGTTTTGTCCTCACTGCCCCAGATAGCCTTCACGATTGCCCCCGACGGGCAGATTGAGTACGTCAACGAACATTGGTTTCGGTACTCGACCGACCCAACGGCGTTTCCTCAGTTCCACGCGGACGATGAAGTGTGCGACGAATGGCCGGTCTACTTAAATCGCGGCATCGAATTCACGCGGGAAGTTCGCTTGAAAGAACTCGAGACGGGAAACTACCGCTACCATCTACTGCGCATCTTACCCGTCAAACAGCAGGGCGTTCTGGTGCGGTGGGTCGGCACGTTTACGGATATTCATCCGCAAAAACAGGCGGCTGAGCTGCTGGAGCAGGAAGTGGAATTGCGAACTAAGGAACTGCTGATTAAAAACCTGGAACTGGAACGAAGCAACCACGAATTACAACAGTTTACCTGGGTGGTGTCCCACGATTTAAAAGAGCCGCTCCGGAAAATTCAGATCCTGAACGATCTGGTCAAGGAGCGTTTTCTGGCCGATGTCCCGGAAGCCGTTTCCTACCTCGACCGGTCCATTCATTCATCGGCCCGCATGTCCAGCCTGATCAACGATTTGCTGGCGTACTCCCAGTTGTCGACTCCGGCGGCCTTTCAATCAACGGATCTGAACGGGGTTGTCAAAGAAATTTTAGTGGATTTCGATGAACTGATCAAAAAAAGAAACGCCGTCATTACGGTGAGCCCGTTACCGACCATAGACGCTACGCCGGGTCGGATTCGGCAGGTTTTTCAGAACCTGATCAGCAATGCCCTGAAGTTTTCGAAAAAGGAGGTGCCGCCGGTGATTTCCATCACGTCGGAGCGTATTAAAGAGAAACAAATTGACAGTGAACCCGCCAGTGATGGCGATTTTTACCGGATCGTCGTGCGTGATAACGGAATTGGTTTCGATGAACGGTTTATAGATCGTATTTTTGTGATTTTTCAGCGGTTAACCAACCGAACCAGCTACGAAGGTACGGGTATTGGATTGGCCATTGCCAAGAAAAACATTGACAAACACAATGGGATTATTTCCGCCAGGAGCCAGGTTGAGGAAGGAAGTCAATTCATTCTGATTCTGCCGGTTCACCAGAGTAATGAAGCCGAATAA